A region of the Denitrificimonas caeni genome:
CTAATAAAGTTATTGAGTTCCATAGAGGGATGTTCTAATGCTTAAGCTATCTGTATTGGCGCTCACGGTAAGTATGAGTGTTGCTGCCTTTGCTGCGCCGCAAAAAAATGAGCCTATTCAACCCATTGAGCCAGCGGTAGTTACCGATGCGGCAAAGGTTGAGTTGGGTAAACAGCTGTTCTTTGATCCGCGCTTATCGAAGTCCGGTTTTATTTCCTGTAACTCCTGTCACAACTTGAGCATGGGCGGCAGTGATAACTTACCGTCTTCTATTGGTCACAACTGGCAAGAAGGTCCTATCAACTCGCCAACAGTGCTGAACTCCAGTTTAAACCTGGCACAGTTTTGGGATGGACGCGCTGCTGACTTGCAAGAGCAGGCCGGTGGCCCTATTGCTAACCCAATGGAGATGGGCTTTACCCATGACTTAGCAGTGGGCGTTTTAGCGTCTATTCCACAGTATGTGCAGTCGTTCCAAGATGTTTATAACACTGACACCATTACTATTAATGAAGTGACTGATGCCATTGCTGAGTTTGAAAAAACTTTAGTGACGCCGAATGCGCCGTTTGATCAGTGGCTGCAAGGTAATGATGATGCGATCTCAGCTGATGCTAAGGCTGGCTATAAGCTATTTAAAGAAGTAGGTTGCACCGCTTGCCATAACGGGCCAGCAGTGGGCGGTAACTCATTCCAGAAAATGGGTTTATTTGAAGAGTATGTCACTGATAACCCTGCCGAAGGTGTGGCTGGTTTGACTGGTGATGACTTAGACCGCTTTAAGTTTAAAGTACCAACCTTGCGTAACGTTGAATTAACCTACCCGTACTTCCATGACGGTGCTTACTGGAATCTGGAAGAGGCGGTTGATGTCATGGCGCGCTTACAGTTGGGGCGTAAGCTGGATGAAGAGCAGATCAGCCAGATGACTGCATTCTTAAAAAGCTTGACGGGTGAGCAACCCAGCTTTGCAGTTCCAATGCTGCCACCTTCCACTGCGGCAACACCTCGTCCAGTACCTTTTGAGAAACTGGCTGAGTAAGCTTGCAGTTATAAAAAAACGGCCCACTGAGGCCGTTTTTTATTGCGCTGAAAATTTATTTTTTCAACTTGGGGTTGGGGAAAAACTGCAGTGCTTGGCCTTTGCTCTCTTTGGGTTTTTGCAATGCGCTGACATTGACGCGGGTGGGTAATTCATTGGGAATGGAATTACCTTCCGCGTTTAAAGTGTCGCTATAACCGCAATGCACGCAATCACGGTGTGGGACTTCATCCACTTCCCACATGCGGATGCCGTCCATGACCTGACAGGCTGGGCAGACTGCACCAGCGATAAAGCGTTTTTGCGGTTCTTTCTCTGTGGTAGCACTTGGCGTTGTCATTATCATCTCGTCCGTTATGCTGCGTTATGGTCGCTAAGACCGCTGTGGCGCAATAGTGCGTCGATGGCTGGCTCGCGTCCGCGAAACTCAACAAACAGTTGCATAGGTGACTGGGAGCCGCCTTTAGCAAGGATGGCGTCACGGAAGGCGCGGCCAGTTTCTGGGTTGAGCACACCTTCTTCTTCAAAGCGGGAAAATGCATCAGCAGATAACACTTCTGCCCATTTGTAGCTGTAATAACCAGCCGCGTAACCACCGGCAAAAATGTGTGCAAAACTGTTGGCAAAACGATTCCAGCTTGGTGGTGTCATTACCGCCACTTGCTCGCGCACGCTGTGCAATACATCTAATACGCTGCGGCCATCACCGTGACTGCAGTGCAGCTCAAAGTCGAATAGCGAGAATTCTAACTGGCGCAACATGCCTAGACCTGATTGGAAGTTGCGAGCAGCCAGCATTTTATCCAGTAGTGCTTTGGGCAGTACTTCTTGGCTCTCGTAGTGGCCGGAAATGAGCGCTAAGCCTTCCGGTTGCCAGCACCAGTTTTCCATAAACTGGCTGGGCAATTCCACCGCATCCCAAGCCACACCATTGATGCCAGACGCGCCGGCGAACTCAATGCGGGTTAATAAGTGGTGCAGGCCGTGGCCAAATTCATGGAATAACGTGGTGACCTCATCATGGGTTAACAGCGCAGGTTTGCCTTGGCTGGCAGGGGTGAAATTGCACACTAGGTAAGCAATGGGGTTGATCAGGCTGCCATCAGCGGCGCGGTATTTATCCCGCGAGCCATCCATCCAAGCTCCGCCACGCTTG
Encoded here:
- a CDS encoding cytochrome-c peroxidase → MSVAAFAAPQKNEPIQPIEPAVVTDAAKVELGKQLFFDPRLSKSGFISCNSCHNLSMGGSDNLPSSIGHNWQEGPINSPTVLNSSLNLAQFWDGRAADLQEQAGGPIANPMEMGFTHDLAVGVLASIPQYVQSFQDVYNTDTITINEVTDAIAEFEKTLVTPNAPFDQWLQGNDDAISADAKAGYKLFKEVGCTACHNGPAVGGNSFQKMGLFEEYVTDNPAEGVAGLTGDDLDRFKFKVPTLRNVELTYPYFHDGAYWNLEEAVDVMARLQLGRKLDEEQISQMTAFLKSLTGEQPSFAVPMLPPSTAATPRPVPFEKLAE
- a CDS encoding YheV family putative zinc ribbon protein; its protein translation is MTTPSATTEKEPQKRFIAGAVCPACQVMDGIRMWEVDEVPHRDCVHCGYSDTLNAEGNSIPNELPTRVNVSALQKPKESKGQALQFFPNPKLKK